The genomic segment AGGCCGCTGGAAGTTTTCGCCTGTCGCGGATGTACGCTACGGTTCAGGCGGAGACGAAGCTGTGCATGCACATGCTCATGGGGGGCTACCGGAGCAGCAAGGCTTTGGTCGAGGAGCACGAGCTTCTGGCGAACCTCATCGCGGGCGATGATGTCGCCGCAACGTTGCGGGAGCTCTCCCGTCACTTCGGGGATCCCATTCGCATCCTGCGCAAAGCAAATGCAGTTAGGCAAGGATCAGAGGCCGCCTGACCGACCCACCGCCCGAAAGCAAACCAGAGGAGGCTTTCGTGATTATGGAAAAGAGCACTTCGGCTGCCGAGGCCCATCCTCGTCCAGGCCAACCGTTGCTGGAGATCAGCAATCTTCAGGTGTCGGTGCCCGACGCTCCGAACGTCGAGCCGATCATCGACGGGATCAGCCTGCGCATCAACGCCGGAGAGGTCGTCGCGCTGGTGGGCGAGTCGGGGTCCGGCAAGAGCATGACCGCGCTTTCGCTGATGCAGCTCCTTCCCACAGGCCTCAAGGCGACCGCGGGCACGATCATGTTCGACGGTGAAGACATCCTCACGATGTCTCAGCGGCAGCTGAACCATCTCCGCGGCGGCCGGGTCGCGATGCTGTTTCAGCAGCCTCAGGCGATGCTCGATCCGACCTCCCGCATCGGAACGCAGGTCGCCGAGCCCATGCGGATCCATCGCCACGTGGACCGCACCACGGCCAAGGCGCGCGTTTTGGAGCTCCTGGGCGAGGTCGGCATCCCCGACCCCCGCGCCCGCGTGGATTGCTTCTCTTACGAGCTGTCAGGCGGCATGGCTCAGCGCGTCATGATCGCCGCCGCTCTGAGCGCCAATCCCGATCTTCTGATCGCGGATGAGCCGACGACCGCGCTCGACGTCACCGTTCAGGCTCAGATTCTCAAGCTCCTGGACGACGAGCGGCGCAAGCGTAAGCTGGCAGTCCTGCTCATCACCCACGATCTCTCGATCGTGTCCGCCTTGGCCGATCGGGTTGCGGTCATGTACTCGGGTCGGATCGTCGAGGAAGGGCCAACCCAGCGGATTTTGAAGTCTCCTCAGCATCCCTATACCAAGGCGTTGATTCAGTGCTCTCTCTTGAAGGCGGATGAGGAAGGCAATCTTTTCTCAATCCCAGGCGGCGCGGCCCAAGCACGCGACCTCCACAAGGGGTGCCGGTTCCTTCCCCGGTGCGGCACTGCCGCGTCAGGCAATCTTCACGAGCGGTGCACCGGTCTCGAGCCGGCACTCGATTCCTACAACGACTGCTGCAAGGCCCGATGCTGGGCCGTCAGACCCGATGGCGCCCATTCCGACGTCCACGAGGAACGCAGACCATGACCTTGTATGATCCCATCGAGCGCAATCTCTCGCGAGACAAAGGGACCGACCAGAGCGAACCCTTCGTCGTGGTGCAGGATCTGGTTAAGCACTATCCGGTTCCCGGCTTTCCGAGAGGCCGCTCCGTCAAGTCCGTCGACGGCGTCTCCTTCACGATCAACGAGGGCGAAATTCTCGGCCTCGTCGGGGAGTCCGGCTGCGGCAAAAGCACGATCGCGCGGGTGCTCATGCGTCTGACCCCACCCACGAGCGGCGTCGCCAGGGTAGACGCCCGCAACATCCTCGCGATGAAAGGCGAAGAGTTGCGGCGCATGCGGCGCACCATGCAACTCGTGTTCCAGGATCCGTTTGCTGCCCTCGATCCTCGCATGACGATCGGCGAGAGCATGGAGGTTCCTCTGGCGCAGCACGGCATCGGTCACGCGCGGGAGCGCCGTGACCTCGTCCTACGGATGTTGAACGACGTAGGCTTGGATGCCTCGTTCTACGGCCGCTATCCGAAGCAGTGCTCCGGCGGCCAGTTGCAGCGTGTCGTGATCGGCCGCGCGCTTCTGCTCAAACCCTGGTTTCTCGTCTGTGACGAGCCCACGTCCGCGTTGGACGCTTCCATGCGCACTCAGATCCTGAACCTGCTCATGGACCTCAAGCGGCGCTTCTCGCTCACGATTCTCATGATCTCGCACGATCTTCGCGTGATGCGGTACATGTGTGACCGGATCGCCGTGATGTATCTCGGACAGATCGTCGAGGTCGCCGAGCGGGATGAACTGTTCGAGCACCCACGGCATCCCTACACGCGCGCGCTCATCGCTTCCTCGATGCTTGAGGAGACAGGACTGAAGTCATCCGCGAGCCTCCTGAAAGGCGAAGCGCCGAGCCCGCTCAATCCACCGTCTGGATGCCGATTCCATACCCGGTGCATCTATGCCCGGCAGGCCTGTTCGGAGAACGTACAGGATCTCCTCCAAGCGGGAGACAGCCACTCGGTGCGTTGCCAGTTCTGGGACCACTTGGACGAGGTTCCGCAGCAGTCGGCTCGATTGAGCGACGATAGGAGCAAGGAGCCTGTTGTACACGCGATGTCGGCATAAGCGGCGGCCGGATTGGGTGGTCCGTTCGGAGCGCCCACTGCATCAGAGTTGACGAGGGCGGATCGCATTCGGGGTCTGCCAATCAAGTATTTGTGCTCTTTGGCAGCGGTATATTTTAGCACAACTGCCTTAGAACGCAGCTCTCAGCAGCAGATTCGACCGAATTAAGAAGACGATGCTGAAGTTACTTGACATTCCCAAAGGGGAAGGTCGCTCAATAGTGGCGGTTCGCATCGTCGGGAGAGATAGAAGTTCTGCGAAGAACCTGTCATCCGGTGCGCCCCCGCATCCGTGCAGGTGCCGACCTGCGGCGGGAGCCTCGGTGAACAGACGGTCCGATCAACACGGACGCGCCAGAACGTGGAAGCGATGCGGTTCACTTACGCCGGACGGTGCCTCTGGGCATCTGCCGGAGCGACACAAGGAATGGGGAACATGCGCAATCATCGCCTAACATTCGCACTCTGTGCGGCAACGCTCTCAACATCGGCCTTTGCTCAGGCAGCCGGCGCCAACACGATCCGCATGGTCGACTGGTGGAGTCCCAAAACGGGCTGGGAGATGGCCTCTGACGATGCCTTCGTCGGCAGTCGCTCGGGCTGTTACGAGAGCCTTGCGCGGATCGGCTTCGACAACACCCTTCAGCCGTCCCTCGCAACATCGTGGACCCAGACCTCTCCGACCACTTGGGAGTTTACCCTTCGGGACAACGTGAAGTTCCAGGACGGACTGCCCCTGAACGCGGAGAGTGCGGCCAACGCGCTCAACAATCTCCTGAAGGCCGCCATGCCGGCCCGCGCCTTCTCGCCCAAGGTGATCAAGTCAGTCGAGGCGGTCGGCGACAAGGTCGTCAAGATCACCACCCTCGAACCCTCGGTCCTGCTGCCCCTGCAGATGGCAAGCCCCGCTACATCAATCCTCTCCCCGTCTGCCTACAAGGACGGAAAGATCAACCCGATCAACGCCTGCACGGGGCCGTTTGTCATCACCGAGGTGGATCCGACCCGCGCGACCGTTAAGCGCAACGAGAACTACTGGGGCGGGAAGCCCACTCTGGACGGTGCGGAAATCCGCTTTATCTCGGATGCGAATACCCGTGCTACGCAAATACGCACCGGTGAAACGGATATCGCTCGCTTGATCCCGCCCTGGATCGTGAGCAAGCTGAAGACTACGCCGGGGGTGAAGCTTGAGGCGGTCAACGCCCCGCGGACCACCATGCTGTTAATGAACAACAAGAAGGCGCCCTTCGACAACATCAAGGTGCGCCAGGCGGTTCAGGCTGCCATTGACAATGCCAGCCTCGCGGCCGCCGTGTACGAAGGTGCGGTGCAACCGGCCGTAGGACCGTTCGTCTCCACCGACCCCTGGGCGCCGAAGGACCTGAAGCCAGCCTTTGACGTCAAGAAGGCCAAGGCGCTCCTCGAGGAAGCCGGGGTGAAGCCTGGCACCCTCAAGCTC from the Microvirga ossetica genome contains:
- a CDS encoding ABC transporter substrate-binding protein yields the protein MRNHRLTFALCAATLSTSAFAQAAGANTIRMVDWWSPKTGWEMASDDAFVGSRSGCYESLARIGFDNTLQPSLATSWTQTSPTTWEFTLRDNVKFQDGLPLNAESAANALNNLLKAAMPARAFSPKVIKSVEAVGDKVVKITTLEPSVLLPLQMASPATSILSPSAYKDGKINPINACTGPFVITEVDPTRATVKRNENYWGGKPTLDGAEIRFISDANTRATQIRTGETDIARLIPPWIVSKLKTTPGVKLEAVNAPRTTMLLMNNKKAPFDNIKVRQAVQAAIDNASLAAAVYEGAVQPAVGPFVSTDPWAPKDLKPAFDVKKAKALLEEAGVKPGTLKLNLLAYSNKTELKDVAAVIQEMLKNIGIQVDIKVAEYNAIEPDMMSGNYDMGLMSRGYLTDAAEPASYLNADYKCKGAFNISQYCTPEMDAKLEAIYATPEPEKRLPMYADIAKKVQSEALTVFLIHETSYDAYSTKVKNFKSHPLNYYVLTPSLSLN
- a CDS encoding ABC transporter ATP-binding protein, with product MIMEKSTSAAEAHPRPGQPLLEISNLQVSVPDAPNVEPIIDGISLRINAGEVVALVGESGSGKSMTALSLMQLLPTGLKATAGTIMFDGEDILTMSQRQLNHLRGGRVAMLFQQPQAMLDPTSRIGTQVAEPMRIHRHVDRTTAKARVLELLGEVGIPDPRARVDCFSYELSGGMAQRVMIAAALSANPDLLIADEPTTALDVTVQAQILKLLDDERRKRKLAVLLITHDLSIVSALADRVAVMYSGRIVEEGPTQRILKSPQHPYTKALIQCSLLKADEEGNLFSIPGGAAQARDLHKGCRFLPRCGTAASGNLHERCTGLEPALDSYNDCCKARCWAVRPDGAHSDVHEERRP
- a CDS encoding ABC transporter ATP-binding protein, translating into MTLYDPIERNLSRDKGTDQSEPFVVVQDLVKHYPVPGFPRGRSVKSVDGVSFTINEGEILGLVGESGCGKSTIARVLMRLTPPTSGVARVDARNILAMKGEELRRMRRTMQLVFQDPFAALDPRMTIGESMEVPLAQHGIGHARERRDLVLRMLNDVGLDASFYGRYPKQCSGGQLQRVVIGRALLLKPWFLVCDEPTSALDASMRTQILNLLMDLKRRFSLTILMISHDLRVMRYMCDRIAVMYLGQIVEVAERDELFEHPRHPYTRALIASSMLEETGLKSSASLLKGEAPSPLNPPSGCRFHTRCIYARQACSENVQDLLQAGDSHSVRCQFWDHLDEVPQQSARLSDDRSKEPVVHAMSA